The Montipora capricornis isolate CH-2021 chromosome 6, ASM3666992v2, whole genome shotgun sequence genome has a window encoding:
- the LOC138051146 gene encoding EF-hand domain-containing protein D2-like, with protein MSETDELSSKLAHRQALNEDENLPRRQLKVFNPYTEFKEFSRKQIKDFEKMFKKYDVKNDHYLDLMEMKQMMEKLGAPQTHIGLKNMIAEIDEDNDGKVSFREFLLIFHKAAAGELSEDSGLSQLAKLAEVDVDEVGVGGAAKFFEAKAKEQAFSSKFEAEIRAEQEEKKKQAEEAKARKAAFQAKKAAFGVS; from the exons ATGTCGGAAACAGATGAACTATCAAGTAAATTAGCCCATCGTCAGGCGCTAAACGAGGACGAAAACTTGCCAAGAAGGCAGCTAAAGGTCTTCAACCCTTACACGGAGTTTAAAGAATTCTCAAGGAAGCAGATAAAAGACTTCGAAAAGATGTTTAAGAA ATATGATGTCAAAAATGACCACTATTTGGATTTGATGGAAATGAAACAGATGATGGAGAAGCTAGGTGCACCACAGACACATATTGGGCTGAAAAACATGATAGCAGAGATTGATGAAGACAATGATGGCAAAGTCTCCTTCAGAGAG TTTCTCCTAATATTCCACAAAGCTGCAGCAGGTGAACTTTCAGAGGATTCTGGGCTTAGCCAACTTGCTAAACTTGCTGAAGTTGATGTTGATGAAGTTGGTGTAGGAGGAGCAGCCAAGTTTTTTGAAGCTAAAGCAAAAGAACAAGCATTTTCAAGCAAATTTGAAGCAGAGATTCGTGCAGAAcaggaggaaaaaaagaagcaagCAGAAGAAGCTAAAGCAAGAAAAGCAGCTTTCCAGGCTAAGAAAGCTGCATTTGGTGTCAGTTAA
- the LOC138051145 gene encoding phosphonoacetaldehyde hydrolase-like, translating to MADGRKQHHQHIKLVMFDLAGTTVDDKVKGIPLVVIAMKDSFNKHGLNIEPETVNKYRGLEKKDAIRCIIENELCSHTSSSINVEVLFKDFKVFLKKHLSSIKNEIPGTTEVFRQLKSWGVKIAVGSGFPHDVVESVVSTLKWKDLVDCICSAEKAGRGRPHPAMIQEAMKCCGITNPRSVVKIGDTKADIDEGKNAGCWTVAVLTGTQTLEFISENNPDFIINSVRDFPDLLSNGKF from the coding sequence ATGGCGGACGGAAGGAAACAACATCACCAACATATTAAATTGGTAATGTTTGATCTTGCTGGAACAACTGTTGATGACAAGGTAAAAGGAATTCCTCTTGTTGTTATTGCTATGAAAGACAGTTTCAACAAACACGGGCTTAACATTGAACCTGAAACTGTGAACAAATACCGTGGCTTAGAGAAAAAAGACGCCATTCGATGCATCATCGAAAATGAACTTTGCTCTCACACGTCTTCCAGCATTAACGTGGAAGTTCTCTTCAAAGATTTTAAGGTATTCCTGAAAAAGCATCTTTCTTCTATTAAGAATGAAATTCCTGGAACCACTGAAGTGTTTCGCCAGCTAAAATCGTGGGGAGTAAAAATTGCTGTTGGTAGTGGCTTCCCTCACGATGTTGTCGAATCAGTTGTATCTACTTTGAAATGGAAGGACCTTGTTGACTGCATTTGTAGTGCTGAAAAAGCTGGCCGAGGAAGGCCCCATCCTGCCATGATACAAGAAGCCATGAAGTGTTGTGGCATTACCAACCCGCGCTCTGTTGTTAAAATCGGAGACACTAAAGCTGACATTGATGAAGGCAAAAATGCTGGTTGTTGGACAGTGGCCGTTTTAACTGGGACACAAACGTTGGAGTTTATCAGCGAGAATAATCCGGATTTTATCATAAACAGTGTTAGAGATTTCCCTGATCTGTTATCAAAtgggaaattttaa
- the LOC138053085 gene encoding uncharacterized protein: MSLLVLKEIFVLARGLTFCPTPRHINWPEISADIYDFARRMRLTEYFFDENNTTNVNKRDNPFHNKSTWNPPTNREQALDTFLDAVKLDITTCKPKPIRDNLTTFERQAIHQLKQRQDIVIKPADKGSGTVIMDKTWYIDECNRQLNDSKFYRRLNEDITVDIQKRVTVYVNRMYTNDLIDEKTKQYLIQPDVKPGRFYILPKVHKPGNPGRPIVSSNSHPTERISHFIDHHLQPLVHKLPSHVKDTNDFLNKLLTIGELPSNSLLVTLDVSSLYTNIPHNEGINACDHFLRTDPHNTIPTGTICDLIRMILTMNNFTFNDSRYLQIHGTAMGTKMAPSFANLFLGLFEKNALRNRLDP, translated from the exons atgagtttactggttttaaaagagatatTTGTTCTCGCACGTGGCCTCACATTCTGCCCTACTCCTCGACACATCAACTGGCCTGAAATCTCAGCCGACATATATGACTTTGCTCGACGTATGCGACTAACAGAGTACTTCTTTGACGAGAACAACACCACTAACGTGAACAAACGAGACAACCCTTTCCATAATAAAAGCACTTGGAACCCTCCCACTAACAGAGAACAGGCCCTAGATACATTCTTAGACGCTGTTAAACTTGACATCACTACATGTAAACCTAAACCTATTCGCGACAATCTTACCACCTTTGAACGACAGGCAATACACCAACTTAAACAACGACAAGACATTGTAATAAAACCAGCAGACAAGGGTTCCGGTACGGTTATTATGGATAAAACCTGGTACATTGACGAATGCAACAGACAACTTAACGACTCTAAATTCTACCGACGCTTAAATGAAGACATCACTGTTGAcatacaaaaacgagtaacagtatacgtaaacagaatgtacactaacgacctcattgacgagaagacaaaacaatacctgatacaacctgacgtaaaaccaggacgtttctacatccttcccaaagtacacaagcccggtaacccaggacgccctattgtttcatctaatagtcatcccactgaacgcatatcccattttattgaccaccatcttcaaccccttgtccacaaactaccatctcatgttaaagacactaacgattttctcaataaactccttaccattggcgaattaccctctaattcattattagtaacacttgacgtctcatctctatacactaatattccacataatgaaggtattaatgcttgtgatcattttttacgcactgatcctcacaacaccattcccactggcactatttgcgacctcatccgcatgattctcacgatgaataacttcacttttaatgatagccgctaccttcaaatccacggcacagctatgggcaccaaaatggccccctcttttgctaacctcttcctcgggcttttcgagaaaaatgctctaaggaac agactcgatccgtaa